GGCAGAGCTACACAGCTTATCACGATTACTTTTCAGTCTATCGGAAATACATAGCTGAACATAAAGCAATCGGCGGTGCCGACCTCTCGGACTGTCGTGTGCTGGACTTTGGCTGTGGCTATCACTATCCCACTGTCGCACTTCTCGACGGTCGGGCCAATACTGCCACTGGTCTTGATATCATCGATGTCTTCTACACAGACCCACTCGCCAAGCAGGTCACGGATGCAGGTGTCCCCAGAGGGCTGTTCCGCTACTTGAGTGCGAAGGTTTACTATCGATATCTTGACTGGTTCGCCTACGAGGAGCCGACCCCGGAATACACACGGCCGGACACGTACGATGGGAAACAATTTCCGTACGATGCCGACTCGTTCGATGCCTTCTACTCAAACGGTGCATTCCACCTCATCAACAACTACGAGGAGATAATCGAAGAGATTGCCCGGGTCGTATCCTCGGATGGGTACGTGAACATGAATTTCCGGAACGAGGTGTCGCTGCACGGCTACAATACCCCCAATTGTACCCATCCTGCCTTCGAGGACAGCGTACCCCGGCCGTGGGCACACCTCCGTGATTGGGATCCTGCGGAACTCGGCTTATTTGGGCCGGACGACTACGAGGCCATCTTTGAGACGTTCGCGTCCCTGTTCGATGAAGTGCACATCTACCTCTCCGACCGGAGCAACCACTTGGTCAAGTACGACGCGGATCTGACCCTCCCGACGGAGAACCGCGACCTATTCATCTGGGAGGACGCCGAGGTCACTGACACAGTTCGAGCGGAGACCGGTGTCGACTCTGAAGACATTCTCCTCGGTCGGAGTTTCAAGATTATTGCTATTAACTAAGCAGAAGTTCTCCGAGGATGCGCCAGCATAGACAATTACTGGCTCCTAGACCGCCGGCCGGCCGCGATATCACCGACCGTAGCGAACTGGAACCACGGGGATGTAGCGACCGAGTGAAGGAATCGCTCAAGTACGACAAGGCTCCCATCATCAGTCCCGAACTCGTGATCATGGAACAGCAGGACAATGGGTGCGCGGCTCATCCGCCCCCAGAGGTGGTACATCGGGGGGAGCAACCGGTCCAGCGGTCGGTGGTCGGCGGCCCGGTTGTATACGCCTGTGAGGGACCGATCGACTGAAATCGAGTCAAGCGGGGAGAGACCGGAGACGGGAACCTCCAGCAGGGCCCGGTCGCCGTGGGTCGTATGGGACTCTCGAGCCGGCCTATACGGTCGATTGCCAACTTCGCCACGATGATCAACCACGACGCCATCCGGAAGTTCACGGTAGTGGCCCGGGAGCACGGAACTATCGACCGCATAGTCCAGATCCTCAAGAATATCCAGTGTCGTTGCATCTGCACACAGGTTTCCACCCCGGAACGACGTGGCGTCGTACCCCCGACTGCGGAGGGATTCGGTGGCCTGCTCGAGGAGGTCTCGCTGCAGATTTGGTGCCATCGAGAAGGTTCCATCGACGTCACGGAAGTGAATGTGCGTCCCGATCTCCCCCACATCGGCGAGGGCACGAGCGATATCTGGGAAGTCCTCGACGACGGCGCCAGTGTATTCGGTGAACTGGTCGGTATAGTCGTGTTTCAGGAACCACGTCCCGACAGCGTCGTATCGTTCGAAGAGCCGGATAATCTTCGGCATCACGGCTTCGATCGACGTGTCGCGCTCGATGTCGAAAGTGATGGCAACGTCGATTGGCTCCATTCACTTTTCCTTGTTCCCCACCCAGATAAATATCTGTTGAGAACACCGCTCTCGGGAAGTCTGTCCAGTCACATTACGTGACGGTCACGTCGCCTCTCAGAAATCGCCCAGTTCGGGGTACGTGTCCGAGAGCACGTGTTCGATCGCCTGTACATGCGTTTCAGCTCTGAACTGACTCGCCCGTGCCACGCTACGTCTGACTAACGTCTTCCAATACTCCTCGTCAGTGCCTAGCCGGTCTAGTGCATCAACCAATGCGTCGACATCTCCTGGGTTGTAGGTGATTCCGGTCTCGTTGGCGAGTAGTGACGGAAGATTCCCAACCGCACTCGCCACGATCGGACAGCCCCGAGCGAGCGCCTCGGGGACGGTCTTGGGAGAGCCTTCACTGCTCGACGGGAGTACGAAGATGTCAGCGCGGTCATACGCATCGTACACGTTCTCGTGGCTCACGTATCCCGTGAACGTCACGTCCTCCGCGATACCAAGGTCATCGGCCGTCCGTTCAAGTGCCTCCCGGTAGGGCCCGTCACCGACGATTTCTAACTCGTACGCACGTGGACGGGAGCGGAGTTTGGCCATCGCCGCCAGCACATCCTGTACGCGTTTGTACTCAATGAGGCGACCGAGATAGAGTAATCTGATCGGGTCGTCATTATCCGGATAGATCCGTGTATCCGGGGTAACGATGTCGTCGCGATTGACGAGAGAGGGGACTATCGACTCGATACGCCCGGCCAGCGCTTCGTACTCCCGTTTCAATTCGTCGCCGGCAGTGAGTACCGCACTATCCCGAACGATGTGATTCACTGCGTAGTCCAGGTACTGGATCCACAAAGTTGCGACCACTCTGGCGACGCCTTCGTGCCCACCGAGGACCTCGTTGGTCACGTTTCCACGGAGGTACACGACCACGGGAACATCGAACACCGAGGCCACTGCATACACGGCCTGCCCAAAAATGTTTGTCGTCGGAATCAAGACGAAATCCCACTCCTGATGGCGATCGTCGAACGCCCGCCAGATGTCACGGAGTAGTATGGGTAGTTCGAGTGTCCGAAGCGTCCAAGGGTTCCGCCACTGGGTGAGTGAGACGATATGGAATGCCGACCCGACATCGACACTCCCGCTTCCCTTGCCCGTGACGACCGGTGAACAGAGGTCTACATTCTCGAAATAGGTCTCCCACCGTTGGTAGAGCTTCACCACGCTGCCGTCAGTCGTGTAGCCACTGTCCTCGCGGTACAGCGTGTTCGCGTTGAATATCCCGAGGTGTAACGACTCGACCATCACGCGGCGGGCTCAGATGTAGCCCATGTCCTCAAGCCACTCTTCCATCTCTTCCTGTTCCCCCTCGTCGATCCGTGTCATTCCGGATTCGCTGATATAGCTGTCCGATTGCACGTTCGCGCCATTGTCCGGACAAATTTCCGTGATGACGGACCCGGTCATCGTCTCGGCAACGGGGAGCCCGAACAGGTGGAGGATTGTCGGCGTTACGTCCGTAATGTCCGCCTCGATCCCCCGTGCGGATTTAACGGCTGGCCCCGACCCAAATATCACGCCGTTGCGTGCATAGACGTGACGACCACGTCCCGACCGGTTGCCGGACGGAATCGTCTCAAAGACGGTACTCGATAACTCCGTATTGACAGTCACATGCTCCGATGCTTGGAACAACAGGTCCGGAATATCGTCGAAGTACGGCCCCTCGTCGTAGATTTCACTTCGGTGGAAGACTTCTTTCATAACGGGGGTCCCCTGGTCGTCGGTGAGCGATACGAGTTTAGATTTGATGTCATCTGCAACGGACCGTTGGTCCTCATCTGGACGGATCTCGATACCACAATTCGTCGCGAGCTGTGCGGTTGACCGTGAACTAATGCCGGGTATCTGGAGGTGGGGCTTATTGATGCCGAGAGTGTGGTCGTCGGCGTCGGTATCGGTGGCGGAATCACCCATCCGTTGTTGGCGGAAGTACAGGACCCGCATCAGCAGGTCCTTGTTTATATACTGCTTCGCGAAGTTTTGGCCGATGCCGAGCAGTCGGGCTCCCACGCGACCGCCTGGGACAGTGAGATAGCCTTCCCGCCGGAGCCATTCATTAAGGTAGAAGACCGTTGTGGGAGGACCTTCGAACCCGTGGTCGCTCAGGAAGATGACCGTGCCGTCGAACTCCGCGAGGAACTCGCCGAGCTTCTCGTCGAGTACCTCGTAGAATGTTGTGAGGTCGTCGGTGTTGTTCCAGAGCCGGTGCTGGAGGAAGTCCGTCTCGCCGATCCAGTACATCAGGAAGTCGTAGTCACCATCGGCTGCCAGTTCTCGGAATGTTCCGAACCGATGGGTAAAGATATCTTTGGCGTGTTGCAACACCTCTTCGTTGTGCTCATAAGGAGGGACCAGGTCCTTGTGCATCCGGTCGTCCTTCTCCTGACAGCGGAAGCCGGCAACCTCCTGTTTGAGCTCCGGCGGGTAGGCGTAGTCGGAGTCTTCTCCCGGCATCGGGTCCCCACTCAACATGACGCCGTTGACCGGGTCGGGAGGGAACGTGGTCCGGACGTTCACGATGCAGGACGCTCGGTCGTGCTCGCCTAGGACCGTCCAGAGTTTCGGGACGGTCACGTCCTGCAGTGAGATGGTCGTACCATCCGGTTTCTGGAATCCGAACAAGCCCAGTGTCGCCGGGTCACACCCAGTGTAGAGGCTCTGAACAGCAGGGCTGGTATTCGCCGGAATCGTACTTTTAAGCGTTCCGGAGAAGCCGTCCTCATAGACACGCTTGAGATTCGGGAGGGTGTCGTCCTCAAGCCAGCCGCGGAGAAGATCCCAAGTCGCGCCGTCTAGCCCTATCAACGCGATCCGCTCAGTCATACGA
This DNA window, taken from Haloarcula ordinaria, encodes the following:
- a CDS encoding glycosyltransferase family 4 protein, which produces MVESLHLGIFNANTLYREDSGYTTDGSVVKLYQRWETYFENVDLCSPVVTGKGSGSVDVGSAFHIVSLTQWRNPWTLRTLELPILLRDIWRAFDDRHQEWDFVLIPTTNIFGQAVYAVASVFDVPVVVYLRGNVTNEVLGGHEGVARVVATLWIQYLDYAVNHIVRDSAVLTAGDELKREYEALAGRIESIVPSLVNRDDIVTPDTRIYPDNDDPIRLLYLGRLIEYKRVQDVLAAMAKLRSRPRAYELEIVGDGPYREALERTADDLGIAEDVTFTGYVSHENVYDAYDRADIFVLPSSSEGSPKTVPEALARGCPIVASAVGNLPSLLANETGITYNPGDVDALVDALDRLGTDEEYWKTLVRRSVARASQFRAETHVQAIEHVLSDTYPELGDF
- a CDS encoding polysaccharide deacetylase family protein, whose translation is MEPIDVAITFDIERDTSIEAVMPKIIRLFERYDAVGTWFLKHDYTDQFTEYTGAVVEDFPDIARALADVGEIGTHIHFRDVDGTFSMAPNLQRDLLEQATESLRSRGYDATSFRGGNLCADATTLDILEDLDYAVDSSVLPGHYRELPDGVVVDHRGEVGNRPYRPARESHTTHGDRALLEVPVSGLSPLDSISVDRSLTGVYNRAADHRPLDRLLPPMYHLWGRMSRAPIVLLFHDHEFGTDDGSLVVLERFLHSVATSPWFQFATVGDIAAGRRSRSQ
- a CDS encoding alkaline phosphatase family protein, translating into MTERIALIGLDGATWDLLRGWLEDDTLPNLKRVYEDGFSGTLKSTIPANTSPAVQSLYTGCDPATLGLFGFQKPDGTTISLQDVTVPKLWTVLGEHDRASCIVNVRTTFPPDPVNGVMLSGDPMPGEDSDYAYPPELKQEVAGFRCQEKDDRMHKDLVPPYEHNEEVLQHAKDIFTHRFGTFRELAADGDYDFLMYWIGETDFLQHRLWNNTDDLTTFYEVLDEKLGEFLAEFDGTVIFLSDHGFEGPPTTVFYLNEWLRREGYLTVPGGRVGARLLGIGQNFAKQYINKDLLMRVLYFRQQRMGDSATDTDADDHTLGINKPHLQIPGISSRSTAQLATNCGIEIRPDEDQRSVADDIKSKLVSLTDDQGTPVMKEVFHRSEIYDEGPYFDDIPDLLFQASEHVTVNTELSSTVFETIPSGNRSGRGRHVYARNGVIFGSGPAVKSARGIEADITDVTPTILHLFGLPVAETMTGSVITEICPDNGANVQSDSYISESGMTRIDEGEQEEMEEWLEDMGYI
- a CDS encoding methyltransferase domain-containing protein, which translates into the protein MNDTIGTTKRALHNIGRQSYTAYHDYFSVYRKYIAEHKAIGGADLSDCRVLDFGCGYHYPTVALLDGRANTATGLDIIDVFYTDPLAKQVTDAGVPRGLFRYLSAKVYYRYLDWFAYEEPTPEYTRPDTYDGKQFPYDADSFDAFYSNGAFHLINNYEEIIEEIARVVSSDGYVNMNFRNEVSLHGYNTPNCTHPAFEDSVPRPWAHLRDWDPAELGLFGPDDYEAIFETFASLFDEVHIYLSDRSNHLVKYDADLTLPTENRDLFIWEDAEVTDTVRAETGVDSEDILLGRSFKIIAIN